Part of the Armatimonadia bacterium genome, GGCGGCAAGGTCGGCACCCTCTTCCGCTATGCCATCAACCAGCCCGTGACCGTTCCACGGAAGCGCTCGGCCATGATCCCCATCATCGGCCAGAAGGTCGATGGCGAGATGGTCTCGGTCTACAACCGCAGCGCCGACGCCAAGCACCCCATGAATGGGATCAAACTGAAGAACACCACGGGCCTGCACCTCATGGGTGGACCGATCACCGTCTTTGACGGCGGCGTCTATGGTGGCGACGCCCTCATCGAGGACGTCACCCCGGGCGAGGAGCGACTGCTCACCTACGCCATGGACCTGGCCGTCGAGGTCGAACCGGCAACCAAGTCCGCGCCGCAGCAGCTCCTCTCCGCCAAGATCGTCAACGGTATCCTCAGCCTCACCCGCAAGCAGCGGATGGACACCGTCTACACGATCAAGAACTCCGCCGAGGAGAAGCGCTCCGTCATCGTCGAGCATCCACTGCGGGCCGACTGGACCCTCGTGGAGCCCAAGGAAGCCGACGAACGGACCCAGACCAACTACCGCTTCCGGGTACAGCTCGAGCCGAAGCAGACGTCGAAGCTGACCGTCTCCGAGGAGTGCCCGACCGTCGAGGTCGTTGAGCTCGTGAGCCAGGACGTGAAGCGCATCAACCTTCTCGTGGCACAGCCCCAGCTCGACCCCAAGGTCAAGGCGTCGCTACAGAAGCTCGCCGACCTCCAGGCCGAGCTGGCCGGCCTCACCGCTCAGCGCACCGAGCGCGAGACCCGCGTCAAGGAAATCGACCAGGAGCAGAACCGCATCCGCCAGAACATGCGCGAGCTCGACCGGACCAGCGACCTGTACAAGTCCTACGTCACCAAGCTCACTACGCAGGAAACTGAGTTCGACAAGCTTCGCGGGGAGATCCAGCAACTGCGCCAGCAGGAGACGGACAAGAAGGCCGCCGTCGCCGACTACGTGAAAGGCCTCAACCTGTAGTCCCGATCCTGCCGCAGCCAGCGCGTAACCGAAAGAGACGCCCCGCAAGGGGCGTCTCTTCTTTGCTATCCGGCAGAAAAAAGGCGGAGCCCCTGAGGACCCCGCCTGTCTGATCGCTTCTGACTTCAGTCCCGAGCTTACTTGCCTACGGACTGGGTCGTGTCGGTGCCGGAGGTGGCCATCGTGAACTGCGACCACTTGACGCCGCTGATCTTCGACCACTTGACGTGCCCATCGCAGTACCCGAAGTTGACGCCCTCGTTATGGTCCGGCGTCATGGTCTGCAGACGGCTGTCACAGGAGGTGCCCGTCGGATAGCTGTTGGCCTTCCAGAAGGTGTCCAGCCAGTAGGTGCCGTCGCAGATCATCACAGTCTCGGCGGGCGTCTGGATGTTTGCCAGGGGCTGCCCCTCGGTATAGCCGTTCTGCCAGTAACCGGTCGTCGTCGTGCGGCTCGGGCAAACCCAGATCTGGTCGTTCTTGATGTAGGCCGCCAGATAGGTGCGCGGGTTGCCGAGGATGTTGTGGTCGGTCGGGTGATCGGAGTAGGTCCGGCGAATCATCTTCTCGTCGTAGTCCTGCGCGTACATCATCATACCAAGTGCCAACTGCTTGATGTTGCTGGAGCAGCTCGACTGCCGAGCCTTCTCACGAGCTCGGGCAAACACAGGGAACAGGATGGCGGCCAGAATGGCGATGATGGCGATGACCACCAGCAGTTCAATCAGCGTAAACCCATGACGACGCATGATGGGACCTCCCATGGTGGAATACAATCGTCGACCTAGATCCACTTGCTGTTCACGATACCATATTGCGGCAACCCCTAGCAATTGGTTGATGTAAACTGTAGCAGTACTATAGCGCACCGGTGTCGCGGCAGCCTCGCCCTTCCCGCAACTCGCCCGTCGTCGATACCCCGCGGTCCCTTGTAGCTTTGCTCCCGCCTCACTACTTGGCCGGTGCCTCTGTGACCTTCCATACGAAGGTCTCCCAGGGCTGTGCCTCCACCGTGAGGTTGCCGCCGGTCACCTTGGCCTCCGCAGCACGAGTGTGCCCCCAGGGCTCGAGCGTCGCTTCGTCTGCCATAAGCTTCTCCGTGCCCCGACTGATCCGGCGTGCGATGGGCTGCCCGTTGGCCATCACCAGGTAAGTCCCCGTGGGCCGCCGATACAGCGCCATGTACACCTCTTCATCCGGCGCGTACTGGAAGACCTCTGGCTTGTGTGCGGGCTTCACCAGGTCCACGAACCTGCGCACTTCCTGCATCGCCGACTTGAACTCCGTGTTGATCCACCCATACCCGCCCTGCACCGACCGGTAGTACGACCACCAGAACAGCCCACGGACGCCCTGCGCCAGACTCGAGTAGGCCCAGTAGTACAGCTCCGTCTGGTTCGGGTAGCGGTACTTCCTGGCCTCCTCACTGTTCGCCGTGTCCTTGAGGTCCATGGCCTTCCGGTTGTAGCACTGCAGCACCGGCATGATTGGCACCGACCCGAGCTTCACGCCGCGTCCCACGAAGGTGGTCACATTCCCGATTGGGCTGGTCGGGAAGTCCTCGTTCTTGACCGGATAGGAGTCCAGTTGCAGCAGGTCGCAGGCCTTCGCGTCCTCCCACCAGTCCTTCGCCCAGGCCTCGACAATCGCCACCGGAACCTGCGGCGTCTCGTACTTCAGCAGCCAGTAGAAGGGCATCAGGTCGCGGGGAGTATGCGTGCCGCTGGGCTCGTCATACAGCAACCAGAACCCAAGCGCGGGGTGATCCTTGAGCGCCATCACGATCTTGTGCATCTCCAGGAGCCCGTGGTTGCTCACCCAGCGACGGCCATTCAGGTACACCATGACCTTAAGCCCGTGCTTCTGGGCCGCATCCATGTACGCCTGGTACTTCGCCAAGGCCTCCGGCGTCGTCTGCGCGCCCAGGGCATAGGTGTGGACGTAGTCGACTCCCATCCCCTTGACCTGCGCCATCGCCCCCTCAGTGTCCACCGAGTACAGGCCGATGGGGAACTCCTCCGAGGCCAGGTCCAGAGGTGCCGCAGGAGCTTGGAGCGAAGCGAGGAACAACAGACCGCCGATCACTGTCAGGCTGCATCGGTACATGCGGGGTGCCTCCCTGTAGCAGATCGATCGCAGGGCCCTACGCGGGCCATTATGCCCGGAACCGTCGCGAACCGTCCAGCCTCGCAGCCTGGACGCCGGGAGCACGGGCTCCAGCACACGGGAAGGGAAGGACGCAGACCATCAACGCCGCACACGCCAAAGCACCCACGGACGCCGGGCTGTGGCTCCGTGTTGCCGCCAAGCTCATCGACCAGGGCCTCTTCGCCCTGGTGGAGACTCCCTGCCTATGTCTGGGAGCCGTCCTCAATGCCTGCGGACATCCCGCCTGGACCATCGGCGCCGGCTATGTCCTGGGCAGTCTCCTGTGGTACCTGTATATCCTCGAGATGACCCGCCGTCGCGGTCAGACCGTGGGCAAGATCCTCGCTCGCGTCCAAGTCGTGCCGGCCGAGAGCGCCTCGGACTCGCAGAGGTACCCTTTGCCAGGGAGGGTGATGGCGCGACGCCTTTCGGTCGAGTTCTTCTTTGACATGGCCGGACCGCTCTTCATGGCGGCAGGCTGGGTCCTTGCACGAGTCACCGGAACCAATCCCGCCACCGGCGGCCTCGTCGGATTGGGTGTCGGCAGCGTCGCCTCTCTGCTCAATCCCGCTGCGATCTTGCGCACCCCGCGCAGACAGGCCGTGCACGACCTCGTCGCCCGGACCTACGTGGTCCGAGTCCCCGCAACCGCCCAAGTGGCTGCGACGACACCTCAGGCCGCTCGTCGCGGGCTGATCCGTCGCCTGATCGTCCCGCTGGTGTTATCGCAGGCGCTCTCTCCGGCGCTGGTCTTCGGCGTCGTTCGTCCGCTCTTCGTCGAGGCCTACGTGGTCCCCTCCGGGTCCATGGAGCCGACCATCCAGATCGGCGACCGCATCCTCGCCAGCAAGCTCCTCCCTCGCCTGCGGATGCCTCGCCATGGTGAGATCGTCATGTTCCGCGCTCCTGAGTGGGCGCTGCACGGCGACGAGCACGACCTCATCTTCGTCAAGCGCGTTGTCGGCCTACCGGGCGATCATCTCCAGGTGAAGGACGGCCGCCTCTACCGCAACGGTCAGCCGGTCTCCGAGCCCTATCTGAGCGAGCCGCCGGACTACACCTGGCCGGAGGATGCCCTGTCAGGCGGAGAGATCACCGTTCCTGCCGGAAGCCTGGTCGTCCTGGGTGACAACCGCAACAACTCCGCCGACTCGCACCTTTGGGAGCAGACCACCGGCGGCGAGACTCAGCCCGCACCCTTCCTTCCCGCCGACCGTCTGGTGGGCAATCTCGTCTGGCGCTTCTGGCCACCCGACCGCCTGGGTACAGTCCTGGGCGCTGCCGGAGGGTAGAGGGTTCAGCGGCCTGCATCGAGAAAAGCCCTGCCTGTAGCACCCTTACCTGCGCACCTCGATACCGCCTCAGGAGGATGTCATGACTCGTCTGCATATCACTATTCTGGCAGGTGTCCTCATGCTCACCCAGCTTCCGCAGTCGGGATGGTCCGCTTCCGTCAGCGACGAGGCCACGCGAGTCGTCCTGCGCAATGACCGCCTCACGATGGCCCTGGGCAAGGCCGAGAAGGGCGCCCTGGTGTCCCTGGTGCGCAGTCAGGGCCCGGACGAGTTGTGCGCTCCGCAGGCCACGCCACGCCTCTTCAGCCTCACTCTCTCCCACCGGGGCGCGCCGAACACCCAGCTCCAGTATCTGGGCAGCGAGACGGCGGAGGGCTTCTCCTGCAAGGCCGCCGACCGCTCCGCGACTCTCACCTTCACCCGTCTCGGCGGGCAGGACATCTCCGCCGTCTGCACCGCCACCGTGTCCGATAGCGATCCCCTCGTGCGCTGGCGGATCGAAGTCAGCTTCCCCCATGAGCTGATGCTGGAGAGCCTCCAGTTCCCGGTCGTCACACTGCGCGCGCCCCTTCACGCAGACCAGGAGGACCAGGCCGTGATGGCCGCCACCAAGGGCGGCGTCTGGCCTCGACCCTCGCAGTGGAAAGACGGCACTCGCGTTTCCCGTGGTCAGCCGGGGAGCCTCACCGCCCAGTTCGGCTGCTACTACGACGCCGTCTGCGGACTCTACCTTGCCGCCGAGGACGCCGAGGGCTATCCCAAGAGCTACGAGTTCCGGCGCACCACCGACGGTCTCCTTCTCACCTGGAACCATGAGTGCTACGCTTCCGACCGTTACGCGACCACCTACGACGTGGTCATGACCACCTTCCAGGCCTCCTCCGACGAGCCGGGGCTACCGACCGACTGGCGTGATGCCGCAGACCTGTACAAGGCCTGGGCGGTCAAGCAAGAGTGGTGTGCCAAGACCTTTGCCGAGCGCGAGGACGTTCCGGCGTGGATGAAGTCCGGCGCTCCCATGGTCCGCTTCGGCCGCAACTGGCTGGCCAGTCCGGCGCTCATCCAGCGCTGGATCGACACCTACTGGCGCGCCAACTTCCCCGCCGACCTTGACCTCATCACCGCCTACTGGGGCTGGGAGAAAGTCAGTACCTGGGTCACTCCCGACTACTTCCCGGTCTTCCCTTCCGACGAGCAGTTCACCGCGCTGGTCAAGGCGACGCGTGACGAGAAGTGCCATGCCTTCCTGTGGCCCTCCGGCTACCACTACACTCGCACCTTCGGCAAGCAGGCCGACGGCAGCTTCACCTGGGACGACCGCGAACGCTTCGACCGTGTGGCAGCGCCTCATGCCGTCGTCGGTCCCTCGGGCGCAGTCCTCTCTTCTCCGAGGTCCTGGCTACAGGGCGGTGAGACCGCCACGATGTGCCCCGGCGATCCCTGGACCATCGACTGGTTCAACCACACCGCCACGGAGATCTGCAAGCGCGGCGGCGAGATCGTGCAGGTCGACCAGGTCGTCGGCGGCAACTTCCCGCGCTGCTTCAGCACCGCCCATCCA contains:
- a CDS encoding H-X9-DG-CTERM domain-containing protein — translated: MMYAQDYDEKMIRRTYSDHPTDHNILGNPRTYLAAYIKNDQIWVCPSRTTTTGYWQNGYTEGQPLANIQTPAETVMICDGTYWLDTFWKANSYPTGTSCDSRLQTMTPDHNEGVNFGYCDGHVKWSKISGVKWSQFTMATSGTDTTQSVGK
- the lepB gene encoding signal peptidase I — translated: MPPCSRSIAGPYAGHYARNRREPSSLAAWTPGARAPAHGKGRTQTINAAHAKAPTDAGLWLRVAAKLIDQGLFALVETPCLCLGAVLNACGHPAWTIGAGYVLGSLLWYLYILEMTRRRGQTVGKILARVQVVPAESASDSQRYPLPGRVMARRLSVEFFFDMAGPLFMAAGWVLARVTGTNPATGGLVGLGVGSVASLLNPAAILRTPRRQAVHDLVARTYVVRVPATAQVAATTPQAARRGLIRRLIVPLVLSQALSPALVFGVVRPLFVEAYVVPSGSMEPTIQIGDRILASKLLPRLRMPRHGEIVMFRAPEWALHGDEHDLIFVKRVVGLPGDHLQVKDGRLYRNGQPVSEPYLSEPPDYTWPEDALSGGEITVPAGSLVVLGDNRNNSADSHLWEQTTGGETQPAPFLPADRLVGNLVWRFWPPDRLGTVLGAAGG
- a CDS encoding DUF6259 domain-containing protein — protein: MTRLHITILAGVLMLTQLPQSGWSASVSDEATRVVLRNDRLTMALGKAEKGALVSLVRSQGPDELCAPQATPRLFSLTLSHRGAPNTQLQYLGSETAEGFSCKAADRSATLTFTRLGGQDISAVCTATVSDSDPLVRWRIEVSFPHELMLESLQFPVVTLRAPLHADQEDQAVMAATKGGVWPRPSQWKDGTRVSRGQPGSLTAQFGCYYDAVCGLYLAAEDAEGYPKSYEFRRTTDGLLLTWNHECYASDRYATTYDVVMTTFQASSDEPGLPTDWRDAADLYKAWAVKQEWCAKTFAEREDVPAWMKSGAPMVRFGRNWLASPALIQRWIDTYWRANFPADLDLITAYWGWEKVSTWVTPDYFPVFPSDEQFTALVKATRDEKCHAFLWPSGYHYTRTFGKQADGSFTWDDRERFDRVAAPHAVVGPSGAVLSSPRSWLQGGETATMCPGDPWTIDWFNHTATEICKRGGEIVQVDQVVGGNFPRCFSTAHPHPQGAGPWMTQVFRRQLETMLQECRKIEPDALVCFEEPNEWFIQQVAIQDYRDWEVLRESPAHDPASVFNYLYHEYLPTFQSNPRPDDLVMAAHCLVTGQIPHFVPRQMLGGERGIPNGAFDLWSGESILGWGKVDGYQGQVWKGKCFKDATVKHGGDFSLRLQNDTPDETVQVSQNIAVGDALQIGHTYRISVWMRSGGVGANNGIGLGTFTRDMKGTGGARIPMPAAASDEWQQGQATFSVPEGTGLLRIMLHLSGKGTLWIDDMTLDEVLPDGTVKPVTVRGIPGDHEFMQQWVRLFSGEGRPYLFLGKMIHPPKLECDRLQYEGRSFPVLLHNAFEAADGSRAVVMVNISDKPQTGVLTWRGTTQTLTLKPWEVRLLKG